CACCATGCCTGCTGCGGCAACCGCTGCTAGGATTTTTCTCATTGATGCTGCCTCCTTCGGTTATCAGCCGGGACCGCACCAGCGGCGCGGTCCCGTCATCATTATGCGATTTTGGTTTCGATGGAGTCGCTCTCACCCTTGTTGTCAACCCAGCGCAGGGTCAGGGTGTCGCCTTTCTCGGCGCCCTTGAACCGGAAGGAGAGGTAAGGGTTCTTGGAAATGGCGGGGCCCCACTGCGCAGTCATGACGGTTTCGCCCTTGTGCTCGCAGACGACTTCCTG
This sequence is a window from Thiohalobacter thiocyanaticus. Protein-coding genes within it:
- the soxZ gene encoding thiosulfate oxidation carrier complex protein SoxZ, coding for MANTIKIRARLSGDTTTVKALISHIMETGLRKDSKTGKTIPAHYIQEVVCEHKGETVMTAQWGPAISKNPYLSFRFKGAEKGDTLTLRWVDNKGESDSIETKIA